Proteins found in one Prochlorococcus marinus CUG1433 genomic segment:
- a CDS encoding adenine phosphoribosyltransferase — protein sequence MVFEKKKVIDLIDTYKDFPKKGIDFKDILGIIQEPKIFKELIVMMSSSEIIKNADAIISIDARGFIFGSAISLESSKPMILARKPGKLPGELSEEKYSLEYGENSLSVQKKALQKYNSYAIVDDLLATGGTVNCVSKLIKSNNKKVTGLLVVVELKDLKGRFKLDFPVDASVCI from the coding sequence ATGGTTTTTGAGAAAAAAAAGGTCATAGATTTGATTGATACATATAAAGATTTTCCAAAAAAAGGAATAGATTTCAAAGACATTCTTGGAATTATTCAGGAACCCAAGATATTTAAGGAACTTATTGTAATGATGTCATCTAGCGAAATAATCAAAAATGCCGATGCAATAATTTCTATAGATGCAAGGGGGTTTATTTTTGGTTCTGCAATATCTTTAGAATCTTCAAAACCAATGATTTTAGCTAGAAAGCCTGGCAAGCTACCAGGAGAACTTTCTGAAGAAAAATATAGTCTTGAGTATGGTGAAAATTCTCTCTCAGTCCAAAAAAAAGCTCTCCAAAAGTATAATTCCTATGCCATTGTTGATGATCTATTAGCTACAGGAGGAACTGTAAATTGTGTTTCAAAATTGATAAAAAGTAATAATAAAAAAGTTACTGGTCTCTTAGTTGTAGTTGAACTTAAAGATTTGAAAGGAAGATTTA